Proteins encoded within one genomic window of Ailuropoda melanoleuca isolate Jingjing chromosome 16, ASM200744v2, whole genome shotgun sequence:
- the DAZAP2 gene encoding DAZ-associated protein 2 isoform X1, translated as MNSKGQYPTQPTYPVQPPGNPVYPQTLHLPQAPPYTDAPPAYSELYRPSFVHPGAATVPTMSAAFPGASLYLPMAQSVAVGPLGSTIPMAYYPVGPIYPPGSAVLVEGGYDAGARFGAGATAGNIPPPPPGCPPNAAQLAVMQGANVLVTQRKGNFFMGGSDGGYTIW; from the exons ATGAACAGCAAAG GTCAATATCCAACGCAGCCAACCTACCCTGTGCAGCCTCCTGGGAATCCAGTGTACCCTCAGACCTTGCATCTTCCTCAGGCTCCACCCTATACTGATGCTCCACCCGCCTACTCAGAG CTCTATCGTCCGAGCTTTGTGCACCCAGGGgctgccacagtccccaccatgTCAGCTGCATTTCCTGGCGCCTCACTGTATCTTCCCATGGCCCAATCTGTGGCTGTTGGACCTTTAGGTTCCACAATCCCTATGGCTTATTATCCAGTTGGTCCCATCTATCCACCTGGTTCAGCAGTGCTGGTGGAAGGAGGGTATGATGCAGGTGCCAGATTTGGAGCTGGGGCTACCGCTGGCAACATTCCT CCTCCACCCCCTGGATGCCCTCCCAACGCTGCTCAGCTTGCAGTCATGCAGGGAGCCAATGTCCTCGTAACTCAGCGGAAGGGAAACTTCTtcatgggtggctcagatggtggCTACACCATCTGGTGA
- the DAZAP2 gene encoding DAZ-associated protein 2 isoform X2, with product MNSKGQYPTQPTYPVQPPGNPVYPQTLHLPQAPPYTDAPPAYSELYRPSFVHPGAATVPTMSAAFPGASLYLPMAQSVAVGPLGSTIPMAYYPVGPIYPPASTPWMPSQRCSACSHAGSQCPRNSAEGKLLHGWLRWWLHHLVKNQGHLCAGKDITYLQHFSQCNCFSPINLKLQFRHMLLGCLSGAQTFRHFSNLIRNHGMVAVPP from the exons ATGAACAGCAAAG GTCAATATCCAACGCAGCCAACCTACCCTGTGCAGCCTCCTGGGAATCCAGTGTACCCTCAGACCTTGCATCTTCCTCAGGCTCCACCCTATACTGATGCTCCACCCGCCTACTCAGAG CTCTATCGTCCGAGCTTTGTGCACCCAGGGgctgccacagtccccaccatgTCAGCTGCATTTCCTGGCGCCTCACTGTATCTTCCCATGGCCCAATCTGTGGCTGTTGGACCTTTAGGTTCCACAATCCCTATGGCTTATTATCCAGTTGGTCCCATCTATCCACCTG CCTCCACCCCCTGGATGCCCTCCCAACGCTGCTCAGCTTGCAGTCATGCAGGGAGCCAATGTCCTCGTAACTCAGCGGAAGGGAAACTTCTtcatgggtggctcagatggtggCTACACCATCTGGTGAAGAACCAAGGCCACCTCTGTGCCGGGAAAGACATCACATACCTTCAGCACTTCTCACAATGTAACTGCTTTAGTCCTATTAACCTGAAGTTGCAGTTTAGACACATGTTGTTGGGGTGTCTTTCTGGTGCCCAAACTttcaggcacttttcaaacttaATAAGGAACCATGGAATGGTAGCAGTACCTCCTTAA